The following coding sequences lie in one Lemur catta isolate mLemCat1 chromosome 11, mLemCat1.pri, whole genome shotgun sequence genomic window:
- the LOC123647031 gene encoding translation initiation factor IF-2-like, which translates to MPQASVSTKLISETNKENQVCEGFAPLCCGLGYPGWREPRGQQVGAPSFALAFPAPPAPAPAAPESASPGPFASRLLRPEPQDPRVRTLRAPPLPHLCPVRCQARRCYGHRGAGKTKQVSPRTPAPTLRERAGRPQIFRWWTL; encoded by the exons ATGCCCCAAGCCAGTGTCTCCACAAAGCTaatttctgaaacaaacaaagaaaatcaagtcTGCGAGGGGTTTGCTCCCCTCTGCTGTGGACTTGGGTATCCAGGCTGGCGGGAGCCGCGCGGCCAACAGGTCGGGGCGCCCAGCTTCGCCCTCGCCTTCCCCGCCCCGCCAGCCCCCGCTCCAGCTGCGCCAGAAAGTGCGAGCCCCGGTCCTTTCGCTTCTCGCCTGCTGCGCCCCGAGCCCCAGGACCCCCGCGTCCGCACACTACGGGCGCCACCgctcccccacctctgccctgtcAGATGTCAGGCGCGGAGGTGCTATGGGCACCGAGGTGCTGGCAAAACCAAACAAGTGTCGCCCCGGACGCCTGCCCCCACTCTGAGAGAGCGGGCGGGACGGCCACAG ATCTTTAGATGGTGGACTCTCTGA